In Dyadobacter sp. NIV53, a single window of DNA contains:
- a CDS encoding DNRLRE domain-containing protein encodes MKNVTFIFSTTVLIQFVRIFILANVACTFCFAQNDSSQVRTVATTKDFSFQPVSPLCYGASAQQAIFFENFESGLGQWAVFNYGYPPQNDANLWKPRDWVVTDSIPAGRTGKAAFAVNPTSEECADMHSGQGIMRLTSPAITIPETVQGVLLMAFDHFFDLKSNVDGGNLKYQIGNGEWSLVPASVFTDNGYVMKIDYNETSRNFLFGQPVFTNPDQESNGSGWGQSRIDLSALGLKAGQTLRLRWEMGTDEGCEGRQGWYIDNVRIYTCSVAPTVQFALDSTIVGEGEAGTARPVPDACLRYAEKTIKVKINAAPSQPVTITLTTDGTATRGATADYTITPASFTLQEGKLSQDVKVRINNDSYVEGNETISLGYTLSSPAGGNAFREYNNQQHTVLIEDDDFTPGIRNTILFSEQFNEHWLEQNPDRNFLPKGWTAVNPTGTSSDWRVYYALTLYTMQDFSPFLFANWEFDPGNASDKIIESPSFDSFGMSAINLSYDETFYQGQNSWGKVDVWDGTQWHNVLTQIASTNPDYPYYDSTIRNIYIPAAYANRAMKIRFWLTPSRGAWAIDNVKVTGTVVSDAATAVTSDVQQLGPNATAYFYDPVSEKLMARIKNLTSHDYGCTTMSIDRAGTDETDWFDTFYHITKKTFKVTPSSDDPNGLYELTLYYKNSELPNFNGTDIKSIGQSPGGINTDNLPSTSVAETVSSSPLNLSFGFSAVFHNGFLGTSGFGLSDAPPLRPAAIRLNSAGPAFEASDGRRFSVDQYYYSSNNRNSVIANVDILNTEDDGLYLNQRYGSSFSYSIPVSNGPMKVILHFAETYWGVPGRGGAAGTGKRQFHVNMEADRKLTDYDIFTRTGGALRAKTETFAVDVSDGTLNIDFLSGAADNPIIAAIEVLPTQLILDPVADATVRNVPNDSVNYGTAGTLEIKAGSLPSYQRKMYLKFPLTGIAQVGSAKLQLYGSNIQNITDVIMAAYGVDNDDWSETGITWANAPASSGNAVGQVSVNKTLKYYEIDVTSYVKSQLSGDGIVSFLLANPGNQNSQLSFNSRENVISKQPQLVIRSAPPAAARIGLSEEVVIMEPGASKVYPNPASKQLMVEVSARHQGKVSLQLTSLSGRTYPLATVGDKAVVQTDLSPLNLPAGIYILGIHSAALEEAVKLMVTE; translated from the coding sequence ATGAAAAATGTTACTTTTATCTTTTCAACGACTGTTTTAATTCAATTTGTCAGGATTTTTATCCTCGCAAACGTAGCGTGTACCTTCTGTTTTGCACAAAATGATTCTTCTCAGGTAAGGACAGTTGCAACTACTAAGGATTTCTCCTTTCAGCCAGTTTCTCCGCTTTGCTATGGTGCATCAGCACAGCAGGCTATTTTTTTTGAAAATTTTGAATCAGGCCTGGGGCAATGGGCCGTTTTCAATTATGGCTACCCTCCGCAGAACGATGCCAATCTGTGGAAACCCCGTGACTGGGTTGTTACGGACAGTATCCCTGCCGGAAGGACGGGTAAAGCTGCATTTGCAGTTAACCCTACGAGCGAGGAATGTGCTGACATGCACTCAGGCCAGGGTATTATGCGACTTACCAGTCCCGCCATTACTATCCCTGAAACAGTCCAGGGCGTTTTATTGATGGCCTTTGATCATTTCTTTGACTTGAAAAGCAATGTCGATGGTGGAAACCTTAAATACCAGATAGGCAATGGGGAATGGAGTTTGGTACCGGCATCTGTCTTTACAGACAACGGATATGTCATGAAGATAGATTATAATGAGACTTCGCGTAATTTTTTATTTGGCCAGCCCGTTTTTACCAACCCTGACCAGGAAAGCAATGGCAGTGGCTGGGGCCAGAGTCGAATTGATCTGTCCGCACTGGGACTGAAAGCCGGCCAGACGCTCCGCTTGCGCTGGGAGATGGGTACGGATGAAGGCTGCGAAGGGCGGCAGGGCTGGTACATTGATAATGTACGCATATATACCTGTTCCGTTGCTCCAACTGTGCAGTTTGCCCTGGATTCGACTATTGTTGGTGAGGGCGAAGCGGGTACGGCCAGACCGGTTCCGGATGCGTGTCTGAGATATGCCGAAAAAACCATTAAGGTCAAAATCAATGCTGCCCCGTCCCAGCCAGTTACCATTACACTAACCACGGACGGGACAGCTACAAGGGGGGCTACAGCCGATTACACCATTACCCCAGCCAGTTTTACCCTTCAGGAAGGCAAACTTTCTCAGGACGTCAAGGTACGTATCAACAACGATTCGTATGTAGAAGGCAATGAGACGATCTCGCTAGGTTATACTTTGAGCAGCCCTGCAGGAGGAAATGCATTTCGGGAGTACAATAACCAGCAGCATACGGTACTAATTGAGGATGATGATTTTACACCAGGCATCAGAAATACAATACTGTTTTCTGAACAGTTTAATGAACATTGGCTAGAGCAGAATCCTGACAGAAATTTTTTACCTAAGGGATGGACAGCAGTTAACCCCACCGGAACTTCATCGGACTGGCGGGTTTATTATGCCCTGACCTTATATACAATGCAAGATTTTTCTCCATTTCTTTTTGCAAACTGGGAATTTGATCCAGGTAATGCAAGCGATAAAATAATAGAGTCGCCTTCTTTTGATTCCTTTGGCATGTCTGCTATCAACCTTTCCTATGATGAAACCTTTTATCAGGGTCAAAACAGCTGGGGAAAGGTAGATGTATGGGACGGGACGCAGTGGCATAATGTGCTCACGCAAATCGCATCAACAAACCCGGATTATCCATACTATGATTCTACCATAAGGAACATTTATATTCCGGCTGCTTATGCCAACCGGGCCATGAAGATAAGGTTCTGGCTCACCCCGTCGCGGGGTGCCTGGGCGATTGACAATGTCAAGGTCACAGGTACTGTTGTCAGCGATGCGGCGACGGCCGTTACTTCTGACGTGCAGCAGCTTGGCCCGAACGCAACAGCCTATTTTTATGATCCGGTCAGCGAAAAGCTGATGGCCAGAATTAAGAACCTGACCAGCCATGACTACGGCTGTACGACCATGTCTATTGACAGGGCGGGTACAGATGAAACGGACTGGTTTGACACCTTTTATCATATCACAAAAAAAACATTTAAAGTGACTCCGTCGAGTGATGATCCAAATGGATTATATGAGCTTACGTTGTATTACAAAAACTCTGAACTTCCTAACTTTAACGGTACCGATATTAAATCAATAGGTCAAAGCCCGGGTGGCATTAATACAGATAACCTGCCATCCACTTCTGTTGCCGAAACTGTGAGCAGCTCGCCGCTGAATTTGAGCTTCGGTTTTAGCGCTGTTTTCCATAACGGGTTTTTAGGCACATCCGGATTTGGCCTCTCGGACGCACCTCCGCTTCGGCCGGCAGCAATCAGGCTCAACTCGGCCGGGCCCGCATTTGAAGCATCTGATGGACGACGTTTCTCTGTGGATCAGTATTATTATAGCAGCAATAACAGGAATTCTGTTATTGCCAATGTAGATATACTTAATACAGAAGACGATGGGCTTTATCTAAATCAGCGTTATGGGTCTTCCTTTAGTTACAGTATCCCTGTCAGCAATGGGCCAATGAAGGTGATACTACATTTTGCTGAAACCTATTGGGGTGTGCCCGGCAGAGGTGGTGCTGCAGGTACAGGCAAACGTCAGTTCCATGTCAATATGGAAGCCGACCGCAAGCTGACGGATTATGATATTTTTACCAGGACGGGCGGTGCGTTACGTGCAAAGACTGAAACATTTGCCGTTGATGTTAGTGACGGTACGTTGAATATCGACTTTCTTTCAGGTGCAGCAGACAACCCGATTATTGCAGCTATAGAGGTACTGCCTACACAGCTAATCCTGGATCCGGTGGCAGATGCGACAGTTCGCAATGTCCCCAATGACTCTGTCAATTATGGGACTGCCGGCACGCTGGAAATTAAAGCCGGCAGCCTGCCAAGCTACCAGCGCAAAATGTACCTGAAATTCCCGCTAACCGGCATCGCACAGGTGGGTTCGGCCAAACTGCAGCTTTACGGGTCTAACATCCAGAACATCACCGATGTCATTATGGCCGCTTATGGTGTGGATAATGACGACTGGAGCGAAACAGGCATTACCTGGGCGAATGCCCCTGCGAGCTCGGGCAACGCCGTGGGTCAGGTCAGTGTAAATAAAACGCTTAAATATTATGAGATCGATGTAACGTCTTACGTGAAGTCTCAGCTTTCGGGTGATGGTATTGTAAGCTTTTTATTAGCCAATCCAGGTAATCAGAATAGCCAGCTGAGCTTTAACAGCCGTGAAAACGTGATTTCGAAACAGCCGCAGCTGGTGATCAGATCTGCTCCGCCAGCCGCTGCACGGATCGGGTTATCTGAAGAAGTGGTGATAATGGAGCCCGGCGCCTCCAAAGTATATCCTAATCCGGCCTCAAAGCAGCTAATGGTAGAAGTCTCCGCCCGTCATCAGGGCAAGGTAAGCCTTCAGCTGACAAGTTTGTCAGGCAGGACTTATCCGCTCGCTACTGTTGGGGATAAAGCTGTCGTGCAGACAGACCTGTCCCCGCTGAACTTGCCTGCGGGTATATATATCCTTGGCATCCATTCGGCTGCACTGGAGGAAGCCGTAAAACTGATGGTTACCGAGTGA
- a CDS encoding DNRLRE domain-containing protein translates to MENSTFFSVFLLFRLRHISNWLIFSFLTGTACFAQSGPATLIKLRVAANPFFQPVPPLCFGASAEHAIFYEDFESGLGAWTVSNATRPNGGNEDPWLTRNWVVTDIIPAGRTGKAAFAVNPASENCGTRRGPVVMYLTSPVIAIPAGASGPFTLAFEHFYDLQSNVDGGNLKYQINNGGWNLLPASAFTDNGYIMSIMSDEFNLNPLFGQPAFTNPEGEGSGWGQSRINLTALGLDAGQTIRFRWDMGTDEGCKGRQGWFVDDVRVYTCSVVPSVQFALDSSTVNEKEANIARSGWERCIHYAEKTITVKINAPPSQPVTVTLTTAGTATRGSKADYTITPASFTLEEGKLSEDIKVRINNDAYVEGNETITLGYTLSSPAGGNALRENYNQQHTVLIQDDDFTPGARSIKLFSEDFNGPEQPGRPIPQGWNWVPENDSDYNWIINNQLWAVGMGDNTPFLWAYWNFWGDQTHLDTLEKTVETPVFDSFGMSAINLAYDETFDPYAWNGSGYLDVWDGKEWHNVMTLTSQSGNGYPSYESYKREVSIPAAYASHSMKLRFRLKALYAGSWSIDNVLVTGTLTSEAATDVTSDWQQLGPNATAYFYDPASGKLIARIKNLTGHDYGCTTVSINRAGKHLKNWFNGYHISEKTFEVSPANDDPEGVYEMTLYYTEAELSGLAKVASMGRSRGGIGAGSLPSNSITEAVSGKPMNSDYSFTAVFNKGFYGGSGFGLSDTLIFRPVTLRINCGGQDFTDSQNRLFVKDQHYYYFNDRDPHTTVIKGDIAGTVDDGLYRSQRWGPGVIWDYAFSYRIPVHNGRMKVVLHFAEIYWGLSGRQGKGRRQFNVNIEDSPKLTNYDIYSSSGGALRARTETFTVDVSDGALDIDFFSGAADNPIIAAIEVVSMQLNENPVADATVRNIPNESFNYGAASTLEVKAGSLPSYQRKTYLKFPLAGIMPVGSAKLRLYGHNVQNTNKVNVAVFGVENDDWSETAITWANAPAGSGSNLGQFNADNTAKYYEIDVTSFVQSQLAGDRTVSFLLTNATSQNSLLSFNSRENTVNPPELVILPVAAPAARTGIQEDKVVADGLVSSMVYPNPASKQLTVEVSVLHHGKVSLCLTGLSGNSYPVNAVVEENILRADLSPLHLPPGIYILNIHSAAQDEGVKLLITE, encoded by the coding sequence ATGGAAAATTCTACTTTTTTCTCCGTCTTTTTACTATTTCGGTTGAGGCACATATCCAACTGGCTAATATTCTCTTTTCTTACTGGAACAGCCTGTTTTGCCCAGAGTGGTCCTGCTACTTTAATTAAACTAAGGGTTGCCGCCAATCCTTTCTTCCAGCCGGTTCCTCCGCTTTGCTTCGGTGCATCTGCCGAACATGCCATTTTTTACGAAGATTTTGAATCCGGGCTTGGTGCATGGACAGTATCTAATGCCACCAGGCCTAACGGAGGGAATGAAGATCCGTGGCTGACCCGTAACTGGGTAGTTACCGACATTATCCCTGCCGGAAGGACAGGTAAAGCAGCGTTTGCTGTAAACCCTGCATCAGAAAACTGCGGCACCCGCCGCGGGCCAGTTGTGATGTATTTAACCAGTCCTGTCATTGCCATTCCTGCCGGTGCGTCCGGTCCTTTCACTTTGGCCTTTGAGCACTTTTATGACCTTCAAAGTAATGTAGATGGAGGCAACCTGAAATACCAGATCAATAACGGAGGCTGGAATCTGTTGCCAGCCTCAGCCTTTACCGACAATGGATATATCATGAGTATCATGAGCGATGAGTTTAACCTGAACCCCTTATTTGGACAGCCTGCTTTTACCAACCCGGAAGGTGAAGGCAGCGGCTGGGGCCAGAGCCGGATCAACCTGACTGCACTAGGGCTGGATGCCGGCCAGACGATCCGGTTCCGCTGGGATATGGGAACTGATGAAGGTTGTAAAGGAAGACAAGGCTGGTTTGTAGATGATGTGCGCGTATATACATGTTCGGTTGTTCCTTCTGTGCAGTTTGCTTTGGATTCTTCCACTGTCAATGAGAAAGAAGCGAATATCGCCAGATCGGGATGGGAAAGGTGCATTCATTATGCAGAAAAAACAATTACAGTCAAAATCAATGCGCCGCCATCCCAGCCGGTTACTGTGACGCTGACAACAGCTGGTACAGCCACACGCGGCAGCAAGGCCGATTACACCATTACGCCGGCCAGTTTTACACTGGAAGAAGGCAAACTCTCAGAGGACATCAAAGTGCGCATTAATAACGATGCATATGTGGAGGGGAATGAGACAATTACATTGGGTTATACTTTGAGCAGTCCGGCAGGAGGCAATGCACTGCGGGAGAATTACAACCAGCAGCATACGGTGCTGATCCAGGACGATGATTTTACACCGGGAGCCAGAAGCATTAAATTATTCTCTGAAGATTTCAATGGACCTGAACAACCAGGACGGCCTATTCCCCAGGGTTGGAACTGGGTCCCGGAGAATGATTCTGACTATAACTGGATAATTAACAACCAGTTATGGGCTGTTGGTATGGGCGATAACACACCGTTTCTTTGGGCCTACTGGAACTTCTGGGGAGATCAAACCCATTTGGATACCCTTGAGAAAACAGTAGAAACCCCTGTGTTCGATTCTTTCGGCATGTCTGCCATCAACCTTGCCTATGATGAGACCTTCGATCCTTATGCCTGGAACGGCAGCGGTTACCTTGATGTTTGGGACGGCAAGGAGTGGCACAACGTGATGACACTGACCTCGCAGTCGGGCAATGGATATCCCTCTTATGAGTCGTATAAAAGAGAAGTTTCTATTCCCGCCGCTTATGCCAGCCACAGCATGAAGCTCAGGTTTCGGTTAAAAGCCTTGTATGCCGGCTCCTGGTCAATCGACAATGTGTTGGTTACAGGAACTTTGACCAGCGAAGCGGCAACGGATGTTACGTCTGACTGGCAGCAGCTGGGTCCGAACGCAACAGCTTATTTTTATGACCCAGCTAGTGGTAAGCTGATTGCCAGAATTAAAAACCTGACCGGCCATGACTATGGCTGCACGACCGTATCCATTAACAGGGCTGGCAAACATTTGAAAAACTGGTTTAATGGTTACCATATTTCTGAAAAAACATTTGAGGTATCGCCTGCCAACGACGATCCGGAAGGTGTATATGAAATGACACTTTATTATACGGAAGCTGAACTTTCAGGCCTTGCCAAAGTGGCATCAATGGGCCGAAGCCGGGGAGGTATCGGTGCTGGAAGCCTGCCTTCGAATTCCATTACAGAAGCTGTAAGCGGTAAGCCTATGAATTCTGATTATAGTTTTACAGCTGTATTCAATAAAGGGTTTTATGGCGGTTCAGGTTTTGGCCTTTCAGATACGCTGATTTTCCGGCCAGTCACACTACGGATCAACTGTGGAGGTCAGGATTTCACAGATTCCCAAAACCGCTTGTTTGTAAAAGACCAGCACTATTATTACTTCAATGATCGAGACCCGCATACAACGGTGATCAAAGGGGATATTGCTGGTACAGTTGATGACGGGTTGTACCGCAGCCAGCGTTGGGGACCCGGTGTGATCTGGGATTATGCTTTCAGTTACCGGATTCCCGTCCATAATGGAAGAATGAAAGTGGTTTTACATTTTGCTGAGATTTATTGGGGCTTGTCAGGGAGGCAAGGAAAAGGAAGGCGCCAGTTTAATGTCAATATAGAGGATAGCCCCAAGCTGACAAATTACGATATATACAGTTCAAGCGGAGGAGCTCTTAGAGCCAGAACCGAAACTTTTACTGTTGATGTAAGTGACGGAGCACTTGATATTGATTTCTTTTCAGGTGCTGCCGATAACCCGATCATTGCGGCCATAGAAGTGGTTTCTATGCAGTTAAATGAGAATCCAGTTGCCGATGCTACAGTGCGCAACATCCCTAATGAATCTTTCAACTATGGAGCTGCCAGCACGCTGGAAGTTAAGGCTGGAAGTCTGCCTAGCTACCAGCGCAAAACGTATTTGAAGTTTCCACTGGCCGGTATCATGCCGGTGGGTTCTGCCAAACTGCGTCTATACGGGCATAATGTACAGAATACAAACAAAGTAAATGTAGCAGTTTTTGGTGTAGAAAACGATGACTGGAGTGAGACAGCCATTACCTGGGCAAATGCACCCGCAGGATCAGGCAGCAATCTGGGCCAGTTCAATGCAGACAATACGGCTAAATATTACGAAATAGATGTGACATCTTTTGTACAGTCACAGCTGGCAGGTGACCGAACGGTTAGTTTTTTATTGACCAACGCCACCAGCCAGAACAGTCTGCTGAGCTTTAACAGCCGTGAAAATACAGTAAATCCGCCTGAGCTGGTCATACTTCCGGTAGCGGCACCTGCTGCACGGACGGGAATACAGGAAGATAAAGTGGTGGCAGATGGATTGGTATCTTCGATGGTTTATCCTAATCCTGCCTCAAAGCAGCTGACAGTAGAAGTTTCGGTGCTCCACCATGGTAAAGTAAGCCTTTGTCTAACAGGTTTGTCAGGCAATTCCTATCCTGTCAATGCTGTTGTTGAAGAAAATATACTTCGGGCAGATCTTTCTCCGCTTCATCTTCCGCCGGGCATATATATACTTAATATCCATTCTGCTGCGCAGGACGAAGGTGTTAAACTGCTGATTACCGAGTGA
- a CDS encoding universal stress protein, producing MLFIQTSDETTADDETRIALDNLAKFYQLDKFTVNVRQNPNIQQGILKFASEFDHCMIAMSTEGHQGLTHLFVGSIAEDVTNHAYEPIWTYVTGHQD from the coding sequence TTGCTTTTTATTCAGACTTCTGATGAAACGACTGCTGACGATGAAACGAGAATTGCACTGGATAATCTTGCAAAATTTTATCAGCTGGATAAATTCACGGTTAATGTTCGTCAGAATCCGAATATTCAGCAAGGGATTTTAAAATTTGCATCTGAATTTGACCACTGCATGATTGCCATGTCTACCGAAGGCCATCAGGGACTTACCCATTTGTTTGTGGGAAGCATAGCAGAAGATGTTACCAACCACGCTTATGAACCGATATGGACCTATGTGACCGGTCATCAGGATTAA
- a CDS encoding universal stress protein, producing MIQDYPQSVPVKLLIEQGELHQTILKTIEENNIDLVVMGTKGAASLRELLIGSNTEKIVRTAPVPVFTIHQAMPVSRIKDIIFPTSLDLKQSVLIGKLKTLPGNFRGNGTFAFYSDF from the coding sequence TTGATTCAGGACTATCCGCAAAGCGTTCCGGTAAAGCTTTTGATTGAGCAGGGTGAACTGCACCAGACGATATTAAAAACGATAGAAGAAAATAATATTGACCTGGTGGTAATGGGAACTAAAGGTGCTGCGAGCCTTAGAGAACTGCTCATCGGGTCAAATACTGAAAAAATTGTCCGTACTGCACCCGTTCCGGTTTTTACGATTCATCAGGCCATGCCGGTTTCCAGAATAAAGGACATTATATTCCCGACCAGTCTTGATTTAAAACAAAGTGTGCTGATCGGGAAGCTAAAAACGCTTCCAGGCAATTTTCGGGGCAACGGTACATTTGCTTTTTATTCAGACTTCTGA
- a CDS encoding universal stress protein has product MKKILVPCDFSDEAMQAYKFAWDIASANDGELIVLHVVDLTLFLTAVSMRSLIMLTLEPHWQI; this is encoded by the coding sequence ATGAAAAAGATACTGGTACCCTGTGATTTTTCAGATGAAGCCATGCAGGCTTACAAATTTGCCTGGGATATTGCTTCTGCGAACGATGGAGAACTGATCGTTTTACATGTAGTTGACCTGACACTTTTTTTGACAGCAGTATCTATGCGCAGCCTTATTATGTTGACCCTGGAGCCACACTGGCAGATCTGA
- a CDS encoding helix-turn-helix transcriptional regulator codes for MARAYLGEFEELVLLTVAVLDSDAYGVTIAAELNRRTERPVSLGGVHVALYRLEEKAFVSSELGNPTAARGGRRKRIFTVTTLGKHMLSDMRELRNQLWESIPLPFIS; via the coding sequence ATGGCAAGAGCTTATCTGGGAGAATTTGAGGAGCTCGTTCTCCTGACTGTTGCAGTGCTTGATTCAGACGCGTACGGCGTAACCATTGCAGCTGAACTAAACCGGCGAACCGAAAGACCTGTAAGCTTAGGCGGAGTCCACGTAGCACTATATAGGTTAGAAGAAAAAGCTTTTGTCAGTTCGGAGTTAGGTAACCCCACAGCCGCCCGTGGGGGAAGGCGAAAGCGCATATTTACTGTCACTACACTTGGCAAACACATGTTATCGGATATGCGTGAGCTTAGAAATCAACTCTGGGAGTCAATCCCTTTACCATTTATTTCTTGA
- a CDS encoding ABC transporter permease: MADHLSEPTPPNWADSFLKWTCPSEQHEEIIGDLHEQYTIDASEFGNAVARRRYLIQVLKFSRPYFLKRKINALSETATYPAPFFVNPNMIKNYFKIAFRSFGKNKAYTLINVLGLSLGLTITMLISLWVWDEWMYNKAGRNHQYVGRVISHAAQNGIIVSSPNMPFPLAAELRENFPTDFQNVAISWDTQDYSLLSGENKFRKKGRFMEPDGAKILPLEMIEGSKAALTNPSHLLLSESAALSIFGTSQPIGQILKIDNELEGMVAGIYKDFPQNSDYYDLSFIAPWKLFASGKRMQWVNDLKDNWNVNTFEILVQTQQNSSIKRASEKIRHVLRRHIKESKHTGSIPTLSLHPMDKWHLYSTWENGQNTEGQIYYVKLFASIAIFILLLACINFINLSTARSGQRVREVGVRKAIGSKRGQLIVQFIAESFILVAFSMLVALLLVQLTLPQFNAIADKKIGSLLINGAAFNIHLLFISAAFCILVSLVAGGYPALYLSSFKPVNILKSGSASTARVSSLPRKILVVLQFTISISLIIGTVGVFRQIQFGQNRATGYDRNGLMYVKIPPATKSLEALKNDLLQSGMIASVAQSSGPVTDILSNSRGFSWQGKSAGDRDDFAVIAASHRYGETVGWRILQGRDFSTDFVSDSSAIIINQSAVKYMGLDNPVGKTIRWKDGTFNDSEYHIVGVVQDMIMKSPYEPVKQAIYFMAYAPNYLYIKLGPGVSITNAFAKIRPLFDQHIPGTLLDFQLADQQYDTKFKVENRVAKLSFLFAVVAICISCLGIFGLAAFTAEQRRSEIGIRKVLGASIASVWKLISKDFVYLTLIAIAIATPVSYYFLAQLLAKYHYHSTIPWWIFGGSGLAALTLTIFTVSYQAIKAALTDPVKALRSE, from the coding sequence ATGGCCGACCATCTTTCAGAGCCTACCCCTCCCAACTGGGCTGATTCCTTTTTGAAATGGACATGCCCTTCGGAGCAACACGAAGAAATCATAGGTGATTTACACGAACAGTATACAATTGATGCATCGGAATTTGGAAATGCTGTCGCCAGAAGACGGTACCTTATACAAGTGTTAAAATTCTCACGGCCTTACTTTCTAAAACGCAAGATCAATGCACTGAGTGAAACGGCCACATACCCAGCACCATTTTTTGTTAATCCGAATATGATCAAAAATTACTTCAAAATTGCCTTCAGGAGCTTTGGAAAAAACAAAGCTTATACGCTTATCAACGTTTTAGGACTGTCATTGGGATTAACCATAACCATGCTGATTTCATTATGGGTTTGGGATGAGTGGATGTACAATAAAGCCGGTAGAAACCATCAATATGTAGGACGTGTCATTTCTCATGCCGCTCAAAACGGCATCATCGTCAGTTCCCCCAATATGCCATTTCCCTTGGCTGCCGAGCTTCGAGAAAACTTTCCGACGGATTTTCAAAACGTAGCGATCTCATGGGACACACAAGATTACAGCTTACTCTCGGGCGAAAACAAATTCAGAAAAAAGGGCCGGTTTATGGAGCCCGATGGCGCAAAGATTCTTCCTCTTGAAATGATCGAGGGAAGCAAAGCGGCCCTAACAAATCCGTCCCATCTATTGCTATCAGAATCTGCCGCATTATCAATTTTCGGCACAAGTCAGCCAATTGGTCAGATTTTGAAGATTGATAATGAACTGGAGGGAATGGTAGCTGGCATTTACAAAGATTTCCCTCAAAATTCAGACTACTATGATTTGTCGTTTATAGCCCCCTGGAAGCTGTTTGCATCTGGCAAAAGGATGCAGTGGGTCAATGATCTGAAAGATAACTGGAATGTAAATACTTTCGAAATTCTCGTTCAGACACAGCAAAACAGTTCTATTAAAAGGGCATCTGAAAAGATAAGGCATGTTTTACGCAGGCACATAAAGGAGAGTAAGCATACCGGCTCGATACCGACATTATCCCTGCACCCGATGGACAAATGGCATTTGTATTCCACCTGGGAAAACGGCCAGAATACCGAGGGTCAGATCTATTATGTCAAATTATTTGCTTCCATAGCGATTTTCATCTTGCTGCTGGCCTGCATTAATTTTATAAACCTGAGCACAGCCCGCTCGGGCCAGCGGGTAAGGGAAGTCGGCGTTCGAAAAGCAATCGGGTCAAAGCGCGGCCAACTTATAGTCCAATTCATTGCTGAGTCATTTATACTGGTTGCGTTTTCCATGCTGGTTGCGTTGCTGTTAGTACAATTGACCCTACCCCAGTTCAACGCAATTGCCGATAAGAAAATCGGCTCTCTTTTAATAAATGGAGCTGCATTCAACATACACCTACTATTTATTAGTGCAGCATTCTGTATTTTGGTAAGCCTGGTTGCCGGGGGCTATCCCGCGCTCTACTTATCCTCTTTCAAACCAGTTAATATCCTGAAATCCGGCTCAGCAAGCACTGCGAGGGTTTCTTCTCTGCCAAGAAAAATACTTGTCGTTTTACAATTTACAATTTCCATTTCGCTCATCATTGGTACTGTAGGGGTATTCCGCCAGATTCAGTTTGGGCAAAACAGAGCAACAGGCTACGATCGGAATGGGCTAATGTATGTAAAGATTCCGCCTGCTACTAAATCTTTAGAAGCACTAAAAAATGACCTGCTTCAATCCGGCATGATTGCATCGGTAGCACAATCCTCCGGTCCCGTGACCGATATACTATCTAATTCGAGAGGATTTTCTTGGCAGGGAAAGTCGGCCGGTGACCGGGACGACTTTGCAGTAATCGCAGCTTCACATCGATATGGCGAAACGGTTGGCTGGCGGATTCTTCAGGGAAGAGACTTTTCGACCGACTTTGTTTCTGATTCTTCCGCCATCATTATCAATCAGTCGGCTGTTAAATATATGGGGCTTGACAATCCTGTTGGCAAAACAATCAGGTGGAAAGACGGCACTTTCAATGATTCGGAATACCATATTGTAGGCGTGGTACAAGATATGATCATGAAATCGCCCTACGAACCCGTAAAGCAGGCCATTTATTTCATGGCCTACGCACCTAATTACTTATATATCAAATTAGGCCCTGGGGTAAGTATAACCAATGCTTTTGCAAAAATACGTCCTCTATTTGATCAACATATACCTGGTACCTTGTTGGATTTCCAGCTTGCTGACCAGCAATACGATACAAAGTTCAAGGTTGAAAACCGTGTGGCTAAATTGAGCTTTCTTTTCGCTGTCGTGGCCATTTGTATTTCGTGTCTTGGCATATTTGGTCTGGCCGCCTTTACTGCCGAGCAAAGGCGAAGTGAAATCGGCATACGCAAAGTACTGGGCGCTTCCATTGCAAGTGTGTGGAAATTGATTTCGAAGGACTTTGTGTACCTGACTTTGATTGCCATTGCCATTGCAACACCGGTAAGCTATTATTTCTTGGCCCAGTTGTTGGCGAAGTATCATTATCATTCCACTATTCCCTGGTGGATCTTTGGCGGATCAGGATTGGCCGCGCTCACACTTACAATTTTCACCGTGAGTTATCAGGCAATAAAAGCAGCACTTACAGATCCGGTAAAAGCGCTCCGTTCTGAGTAA